TTAACTTGCGTTTTGTAGTAATACTCGTTTTAACTGCTTACGGAAACGAATACCTAACGTAACCGCTACAATCACAATAACTCCAAAAATGATTTTACCGATATGACCTTCTAGCACTCCAAAGATATCATGTAAGTTTCCACCTAACCAGTAACCACCGATTAAGAAGAATGATACCCAAAATAGAGCACCTGAATAAATTGTAATGGCAAAACGACGGAATGGTAAATTAATAATTCCTGCAAAGTATCCTGTGAAATGACGTACACCAGGAATAAAGAAACCAATAAAAATTAAGAAGTACCCATACTTATCAAACCACATTCTCGTTAAGTCAATTTTTCTTTGCGTTAAAAATACGTATTTCCCATACTTTTGAATGAAAGGCATACCTAATTTATTTCCTAAAAAGTATTGAATCGTCATTCCTACACTTGTCCCAATAAAGGATAGAATAATTAAAATCGGTAAACTTAAATCACCCTTATGTGCTAAAAATCCCGCATATGCTAACGTTGGCTCTCCCGGAAACGGAAGTGCAATATATTCTAACAGCAAGCCGACAAGTACAACATAGTACCCGTATTGCTGAAATAATTCATGAATCCATTCCATGTCATCTCTCCTTTCAATCACGTACAACTTCTTACTATTATTGTATAAAAAAATTGTCGAAATAACTATCACAATAGCTTACATTTTTATTACATTTTTGTAAGGGTCACACTAGTGATTTTCGTTCTTTATTAAATAGTAAAAATCATTTTTCAAGTCGAAATAGCGAAAAGGCGCATTAATAACATGCAGATTTTATCCATTTTTTAGCACTAAAAACCTCTCTTATTTTGTTCTCAATAAAAAACCATCACAAACTCATACTAACTTCATATTAGCTTCATATACGTATTGTAAGATTATATCGGAATTTGTTGAAAAATTTAACCAATATATGACTAAGCATTAATTTGAATAAATATAAGTCGTTTTTCGAAATTGAAAAAAGGGTGAATACGAAATGGAAGCATATAAAATGCACGATTTTATTAATACAAATGTTGAATCTCATCAAAATGAAACCGTTTTTAATTTACAAATCTGTGAAACAAGTGAATTTGACGTAAGTTTAACAAAATCTACAACACTATCTTTTATCGTTTCAAAAAAGAATATTAAAATTGTCACGAAAAAATGGATTAATTCAAATCAAGAAAGCATGATTGGCAAAAGCTACATCATTCCAACAAAAGCTTTTCATTATTTCTTACCAATCATCTCTGAAAATGAAGATGAGCTAAATATTCAAGTTCAAAGTTTTGGACTACGTGGTGAGCTTTTATTAAATGAAAGATTACTTATTGATAACAACAACAAACACAACAGCAAAATCACTACATTCTTTGAAACATTAGATGAAAATGTAAATAAAGCATTACGAGGATTACAACTTCATTGTATGTAAGACTCTTACGATAGTAAAAGGAGAATAACAATGAAAAAATTATTATTAAGCGCACTATTATCATTAGGATTTTTAACTCTTCCATTCTCTAGCGCAGAGGCAGCTACAACGAAAGATCAATTAATCGTAGACACTCAGTTAAATAAAATGGATTATTATCAGGATGGAAAATTTATAAAAAGTTTTACTGTCGCTACTGGAAAAGCTGCAACACCTACACCTAAAGGCACTTTTCAAATCGTAAATAAAATTAAAAATCGCCCTTATTATACAGGCAAAATTAAAGGCGGCGATCCACGTAATCCACTTGGTGACCGTTGGCTCGGATTAAATATGGCAGGAACTTACGGAACAACTTATGCGATTCACGGAACTAACAATAATCAAGCAATCGGCAAATGGACAACACTTGGTTGTATTCGTATGTATAACAATGATATACACTGGTTATTTGAGCGCGTTCAGCAGCAAGCTACTGTCACTGTAAAATAGCCTAAAAACAAGATTTATGTGTAGCCAAGAATTTTATGTCTTGGCTTATTTTATTTATTCATTTACAGTAGCAAAACAACTGTATTTACATATATAATAGGAATAGATTTGATTAGCTAATATTTAAACATTGATAAACGTAGATATTAAAATTATACAGTTATAATGTTTTATAAATTTTATAATACATACTATAATAGAACTACTGTAATTCTGAACTATTCAGTAACACTAAACTATTCCCCTTGCTACCTTCATGATTATTTTATAGCGGGGGCTTATTATATGTATAAACAATCTGAGTCACTCGAAAAATGATGAATTCGAATATTGCAGTAAAAAGCGTTATTTAGGAGGTGTTACTATGACGCATATACTGGTGATTGAAGACAACCCAGATATACAAGAACTTATTCGTGAATTTCTAATGGCACAAAACTTTACAGTTGATGTAGTTGGTGCTGGAACAGAAGGTATTCTTCTTTTCCAAAAAAATTCATA
This DNA window, taken from Bacillus cereus ATCC 14579, encodes the following:
- a CDS encoding L,D-transpeptidase, which produces MKKLLLSALLSLGFLTLPFSSAEAATTKDQLIVDTQLNKMDYYQDGKFIKSFTVATGKAATPTPKGTFQIVNKIKNRPYYTGKIKGGDPRNPLGDRWLGLNMAGTYGTTYAIHGTNNNQAIGKWTTLGCIRMYNNDIHWLFERVQQQATVTVK
- a CDS encoding DUF3978 family protein — translated: MEAYKMHDFINTNVESHQNETVFNLQICETSEFDVSLTKSTTLSFIVSKKNIKIVTKKWINSNQESMIGKSYIIPTKAFHYFLPIISENEDELNIQVQSFGLRGELLLNERLLIDNNNKHNSKITTFFETLDENVNKALRGLQLHCM
- a CDS encoding DedA family protein; its protein translation is MEWIHELFQQYGYYVVLVGLLLEYIALPFPGEPTLAYAGFLAHKGDLSLPILIILSFIGTSVGMTIQYFLGNKLGMPFIQKYGKYVFLTQRKIDLTRMWFDKYGYFLIFIGFFIPGVRHFTGYFAGIINLPFRRFAITIYSGALFWVSFFLIGGYWLGGNLHDIFGVLEGHIGKIIFGVIVIVAVTLGIRFRKQLKRVLLQNAS